One Numenius arquata chromosome 9, bNumArq3.hap1.1, whole genome shotgun sequence DNA window includes the following coding sequences:
- the EIF4G1 gene encoding LOW QUALITY PROTEIN: eukaryotic translation initiation factor 4 gamma 1 (The sequence of the model RefSeq protein was modified relative to this genomic sequence to represent the inferred CDS: substituted 1 base at 1 genomic stop codon), with product MNKAPQPTGGAPTAPHPAPSPGLPQPTFPPGQTAPVVFNPAPTSQMNTPSQPRQGGFRSLQHFYQNRAQPPASASRVQSNTTARPGPPAHVYPAASQVMMIPSQISYTPSQGAYYIPGQGRSTYVVPTQQYPVQPSAPGFYPGASPTEFGTYAGAYYPAQGVQQFPAGVPTAQVIVSQQPPIPPKRERKTIRIRDPNQGGKDITEEIMSGARTSSTPTPPQAGSCLEPQANGETPHVAVIVRPDDRPKPALVVSKPVSLEPSKSASPSPPPPLIPEVEPVVLSAVTLVPMEPPVDVDTKGEPGEAPPDPHKTFSAVTTVPGPAEPLLPAPDMDTVPTVAAEEEEEEEVVAAIPLPEPTPQAPLPPEVPTVPVVPQMPAVPLVPAAPSPPPPVVLQAPEEPAKPTSPSPPPPREDPPAAATEPPAEPNGLLEEVPEPVPEVPVCQPVPVAVPVAVPPLDSPIAQPEELPVPNGVEGAGKAEPSEEQPELDVSPISEPEEGAQPGTPTSPPAEEEEEEESEGPGEPQERSSSPTPAPSQTSEATAQVAVSVPKKKRKMKELNKKEAVGDLLDAFKEISDSASEAENKPPASTPACQAEEAAPPRPQEELEETWEEKEDKLAPEKGKAADQKYRYKEEQWKPLNPEEKKRYDREFLLGFQFIFASMQKPEGLPQITDVVLDKANKTPLRALDPIRLSGMNCSPDFTPSFANLGRPVMGNRGLVSVPSLCPPRGRPGNTPQAGPRAKSXVSSPLCQPSGLGPRRSQQSQRKEPRKIIATVSLNEDVKLNKAEKAWKPSSKRASEEEDPENIKTQELLRRVRSILNKLTPQMFQQLMKQVMELSIDTEERLKGVIDLVFEKAISEPNFSVAYANMCRCLMGLKVPTTDKPTVTVNFRKLLLNRCQKEFEKDKDDDEIFEKRQKEMDDASAPEEKARMKDELEEARDKARRRSLGNIKFIGELFKLKMLTEAIMHDCVVKLLKNHDEESLECLCRLLTTIGKDLDFEKAKPRMDQYFNQMEKIIKEKKTSSRIRFMLQDVIDLRRNSWVPRRGDQGPKTIDQIHKEAEMEEHREHIKVQQLMSKDKRRGPPGPSSSGRGSLVADDGWNTVPISKGNRPIDTSRLTKITKPGSIDSNNQLFAPGGRLSWGKGSSGGSGAKPADSASDSGRPATSTLNRFSALQQSTPAESPESRRVVQRSSSSRDRSEKAGDRGERESRSEKGSDRLERPDRGERVERNRSALTKRSFSKETEDRSREREKQGGPEAVRKAASMSEERDRSRESVKQEPAPPAVSPKPALSEEELEKKSKAIIEEYLHINDMKEALQCVQELGSPSSLYIFVQNGIESTLERSTISREHMGVLLCQLVKAGTLSKEQYYKGLREILEIAEDMEIDIPHIWLYLAELITPILQEEGIPMEELFREITKPLVPIGKATTLLVEVLGLLCKGMSQKTVGKLWRDGGLSWKEFLPEDQDVNKFVTEQKLEYTMGDSSDTPSRKELTSEELCKQIDKLLKENPNNQRIHDWIEANLSEQQVSSNTFIRALMTSVCHSAIIFENPYRVDALVIRNQAKLLQKYLRDEQKELQALYALQALVVKLDQPPNLLRMFFDALYDEDVIKEEAFYKWESSKDPAEQQGKGVALKSVTAFFTWLREAEDESDNN from the exons ATGAACAAAGCTCCACAGCCCACAGGAGGAGCCCCGACAGCCCCGCACCCTGCCCCTTCTCCCGGACTGCCGCAG ccgaCGTTCCCACCCGGTCAGACGGCACCTGTGGTTTTTAACCCGGCACCGACCTCACAAATGAATACGCCTTCTCAGCCGCGCCAG GGAGGATTCAGGTCTCTTCAG CATTTCTACCAGAACAGGGCGCAGCCTCCCGCCAGCGCGTCCCGCGTGCAGAGCAACAcgacggcccggcccggcccccccgcccATGTGTATCCCGCCGCTTCCCAGGTGATGATGATACCCTCCCAGATATCCTACACGCCTTCCCAAGGAGCCTACTACATCCCCGGACAG gGTCGCTCCACGTACGTCGTCCCAACCCAACAGTACCCGGTCCAGCCCAGTGCCCCCGGTTTTTACCCTGGAGCCAGCCCCACAGAGTTCGGGACTTACG cgGGTGCTTATTACCCAGCGCAGGGGGTGCAGCAGTTCCCGGCGGGGGTCCCCACCGCCCAGGTCATTGTGAGCCAGCAGCCGCCGATCCCCCCAAAACGAGAGCGCAAGACG ATCCGGATACGAgaccccaaccaaggtggcaaaGACATCACGGAAGAAATCATGTCCGGAGCAAGGACCTCATccacacccacccctccgcag GCTGGAAGCTGTTTGGAGCCCCAGGCCAATGGAGAGACCCCCCATGTAGCAGTTATTGTCCGGCCAG ATGACCGCCCGAAGCCCGCGCTAGTGGTGAGCAAGCCCGTCTCCCTGGAGCCCAGCAAGTCGGCGTCCCCgtcgcctccccctcccctcatcCCCGAGGTGGAGCCCGTGGTGCTCTCGGCGGTGACACTGGTGCCAATGGAGCCCCCCGTGGACGTGGACACTAAAGGGGAGCCGGGCGAGGCGCCGCCCGACCCACACAAGACGTTTAGCGCCGTCACTACAGTGCCAGGGCCCGCGGAGCCCCTCCTGCCCGCGCCCGACATGGACACGGTGCCCACGGTGGccgcagaggaggaagaggaggaggaggtggtggccgCCATTCCCCTCCCAGAACCCACCCCgcaggcgcccctgccccctgaGGTACCGACGGTGCCCGTTGTCCCCCAGATGCCAGCTGTGCCCCTGGTGCCGGCTGCCCCCTCGCCGCCGCCACCCGTCGTACTGCAGGCCCCCGAAGAGCCCGCCAAacccacctcccccagccccccgccgccccgggaagacccccccgccgccgccaccgagcCCCCCGCCGAGCCCAACGGCCTCTTAGAGGAGGTGCCCGAGCCTGTCCCCGAGGTGCCCGTGTGCCAgccggtgccggtggctgtgCCAGTGGCCGTGCCCCCCCTGGACTCCCCCATCGCCCAGCCCGAAGAGCTGCCTGTGCCCAACGGGGTGGAGGGGGCTGGCAAAGCAGAGCCCAGTGAGGAGCAGCCTGAGTTGGATGTCAGCCCCATCTCGGAGCCTGAGGAGGGGGCCCAGCCCGGCACCCCTACTTCCCCCCCggccgaggaagaggaggaggaggagagtgaagGCCCCGGCGAGCCCCAGGAGCGGAGCTCCAGCCCAACCCCTGCCCCTTCGCAGACCTCGGAGGCGACTGCCCAAG TCGCCGTGTCGGTGCCAAAGAAGAAGCGAAAGATGAAGGAGCTGAACAAGAAGGAGGCAGTAGGTGATTTGCTGGATGCCTTTAAAGAG ATCAGTGACAGTGCCTCGGAGGCGGAGAACAAGCCCCCCGCATCCACCCCTGCCTGCCAAGCAGAGGAGGCggcccccccccgtccccaggaAGAGTTGGAGGAGAcgtgggaggagaaggaggacaaGCTGGCCCCGGAGAAGGGCAAGGCTGCTGACCAGAAGTACCGCTACAAGGAAG AGCAATGGAAGCCGCTGAACCCCGAGGAGAAGAAGCGATACGACAGGGAGTTCTTGCTGGGCTTCCAGTTCATCTTCGCCAGCATGCAGAAACCCGAGGGGCTGCCTCAGATCACCGACGTGGTGCTGGACAAG GCCAACAAGACCCCGCTGCGGGCCCTTGACCCCATCCGCCTCAGCGGCATGAACTGCAGCCCCGACTTCACCCCCTCCTTCGCCAATCTTGGCCGGCCCGTCATGGGCAACCGGGGCCTGGTGAGTGTCCCCTCCCTTTGCCcgcccc GGGGGCGCCCTGGGAACACCCCCCAGGCTGGTCCCCGAGCAAAGAGCTGAGTTTCTTCTCCCCTGTGTCAGCCCTCAGGGTTGGGTCCCCGCCgctcccagcagagccagaggaAGGAGCCACGCAAAATCATTGCCACTGTGTCCCTCAACGAGGACGTCAAGCTGAACAAGGCCGAGAAGGCCTGGAAACCCAGCAGCAAGCGTGCCTCTGAGGAGGAGGATCCTGAGAACATCAAGACGCAG GAACTGCTCCGCCGCGTCCGCAGCATCCTCAACAAGCTGACGCCCCAGATGTTCCAGCAGCTGATGAAGCAGGTGATGGAGTTGTCCATCGACACGGAGGAGCGGCTCAAGGGTGTCATCGATCTCGTCTTCGAGAAGGCCATCTCGGAGCCAAACTTCTCTGTTGCCTATGCTAACATGTGCCGTTGCCTTATGggg ctcaAAGTGCCCACAACAGACAAGCCCACGGTGACTGTGAACTTCCGCAAGCTGCTGCTCAACCGCTGCCAGAAGGAGTTTGAGAAGGACAAGGACGACGATGAGATCTTTGAGAAGCGGCAGAAGGAGATGGACGATGCCAGCGCT cccgaGGAAAAGGCCCGCATGAAGGACGAGCTGGAGGAGGCGCGAGACAAGGCCCGGCGGCGGTCCCTGGGCAACATCAAGTTCATCGGAGAGCTCTTCAAACTGAAGATGTTGACGGAGGCCATTATGCATGACTGTGTGGTGAAGCTGCTCAAAAACCACGACGAGGAGTCTCTGGAGTGCCTTTGCCGCCTGCTCACCACCATTGGCAAGGACTTGGACTTCGAGAAGGCCAAG CCCAGGATGGACCAGTACTTCAACCAGATGGAGAAGATCATCAAAGAGAAGAAGACATCATCCCGAATCCGTTTCATGCTGCAGGATGTGATTGACCTCAGACGG AATAGCTGGGTGCCGCGGCGAGGAGACCAGGGCCCCAAAACCATCGACCAGATCCACAAGGAAGCAGAGATGGAGGAGCATCGGGAACACATCAAAGTGCAGCAGCTCATGTCAAAGGACAAGAGGAGAGGACCCCCTGGGCCATCCTCCAGCG GGCGCGGGAGCCTGGTGGCAGATGATGGCTGGAACACGGTGCCCATCAGCAAGGGCAACCGGCCCATCGACACCAGCCGGCTAACGAAGATCACCAAG CCTGGATCCATCGACTCCAACAACCAGCTCTTTGCACCAGGGGGGCGGCTGAGCTGGGGCAAGGGCAGCAGCGGAGGGTCCGGGGCGAAGCCTGCAGACTCAG CATCTGATTCAGGGCGACCGGCCACGAGCACTTTGAACCGCTTCTCAGCGCTCCAGCAGTCGACCCCTGCCGAGAGCCCCGAGTCCCGGCGCGTGGTGCAGAG gagcagctccagccGCGACAGGTCGGAgaaggctggggacagaggggagcgGGAGTCGCGTTCGGAGAAGGGCAGCGACCGCCTGGAGCGTCCCGACCGGGGGGAGCGGGTGGAGAGGAACAGGTCTGCCCTCACCAAGAGAAGCTTCAGCAAAGAGACAGAGGACAGGAGCCGGGAGCGGGAGAAGCAGGGCGGCCCCGAGGCCGTGCGAAAGGCCGCTAGCATGTCGGAGGAGCGGGACAGGAGCCGGGAGAGCG TCAAGCAAGAGCCAGCACCTCCTGCAGTGTCCCCCAAACCCGCCCTCTCAGAAGAGGAACTGGAGAAGAAATCCAAGGCAATCATAGAGGAATATCTGCACATCAACGACATGAAG GAGGCCCTGCAGTGCGtgcaggagctgggcagccccTCCTCGCTCTACATCTTCGTGCAGAACGGCATCGAGTCCACGCTGGAGAGGAGCACCATCTCCCGCGAGCACATGGGGGTCCTGCTGTGCCAGCTGGTGAAGGCGGGCACGCTCTCCAAGGAGCAGTACTACAAAGG gcTGCGGGAGATCCTGGAGATCGCAGAAGACATGGAGATCGACATCCCCCACATCTGGCTGTACCTGGCTGAGCTCATCACCCCCATCCTGCAAGAGGAAGGCATCCCCATGGAGGAGCTGTTCAG GGAGATAACGAAGCCCCTGGTGCCCATCGGGAAGGCCACCACGCTGCTGGTTGAGGTGCTGGGCTTGTTGTGCAAGGGCATG AGCCAGAAGACCGTGGGCAAGCTGTGGCGGGACGGGGGCCTGAGCTGGAAGGAATTCCTGCCCGAGGACCAGGATGTCAATAAATTTGTCACGGAGCAG AAACTGGAGTACACGATGGGGGACAGCTCGGACACGCCGAGCCGCAAGGAGCTAACCTCGGAGGAGCTGTGCAAGCAAATCGACAAACTGCTGAAGGAGAACCCCAACAACCAAAGAATACACGACTGGATCGAG GCCAACCTGAGTGAGCAGCAGGTCTCGTCCAACACCTTTATCAGGGCCCTGATGACATCTGTCTGCCACTCGGCTATCATCT TTGAGAACCCCTACCGCGTGGACGCCCTGGTCATCCGCAACCAGGCCAAGCTGCTGCAGAAGTACCTGCGGGACGAGCAGAAGGAGCTCCAGGCCCTCTACGCCCTGCAAGCCTTGGTGGTGAAGTTGGACCAGCCTCCCA acctGCTGCGGATGTTCTTTGACGCCCTCTATGATGAGGACGTCATCAAGGAGGAGGCTTTCTACAAGTGGGAGTCCAGCAAGGACCCGGCCgagcagcagggcaagggggtggCCCTCAAATCCGTCACGGCCTTCTTCACCTGGCTGCGGGAAGCCGAGGACGAATCGGACAACAACTGA